The following are from one region of the Takifugu rubripes chromosome 16, fTakRub1.2, whole genome shotgun sequence genome:
- the LOC101076685 gene encoding trace amine-associated receptor 1-like produces MEESAVNRTAVNDIHPCYEIHDFNYIFTNNPSIICLLLYTFLIILSVVTICGNILVMMSVIYFKQLQSPTNYLILSLALADLLVGILVYPLSMAFSLSSCMYHEELFCKIRASFDITLSTCSILHLCCISVDRYYAVCQPLTYESKITTCCVAIMILVSWVVSVLIGISILIGGLDNDKCEERCFIDVLIENTVGPILSFYLPVVIMLCIYLKIFLVAQRHVRSIQSTTGVANVSKMQRKATKTLAIVLGAFLLCWTPFFLCITFGPFTHLSIPVPVIESLNWLTLANSMLNPFIYAFFYNRFRVAFKMIISGKIFQDDFDTLH; encoded by the coding sequence ATGGAAGAGTCGGCTGTTAATAGAACTGCTGTAAATGACATACATCCATGCTATGAAATACATGATTTTAACTACATTTTCACAAACAATCCTTCTATTATATGTTTATTACTATACACTTTCCTCATTATATTGTCTGTCGTCACAATTTGTGGAAACATCCTGGTTATGATGTCTGTCATTTATTTCAAACAGCTCCAGAGTCCGACTAACTACCTCATCCTTTCTCTGGCTTTAGCTGACCTGCTTGTTGGTATTCTTGTCTATCCTTTAAGCATGGCATTTTCTCTTAGCTCCTGTATGTATCACGAAGAACTATTTTGCAAAATAAGAGCTAGTTTTGACATCACCCTGAGCACGTGTTCTATCCTACACCTATGCTGCATTTCTGTTGACAGGTATTATGCAGTGTGTCAACCTCTGACCTACGAAAGTAAAATCACTACTTGCTGTGTTGCAATAATGATTCTGGTAAGCTGGGTAGTTTCTGTTTTGATAGGCATTTCCATCTTGATTGGTGGTTTAGACAATGACAAGTGTGAGGAAAGGTGTTTTATTGATGTCCTCATTGAGAACACTGTTGGACCTATTTTGTCTTTTTACCTCCCGGTGGTCATCATGTTGTGCATTTACCTGAAGATTTTCCTCGTTGCTCAGAGACACGTGCGCAGCATTCAGAGCACAACAGGGGTAGCCAATGTCAGTAAGATGCAGAGGAAGGCGACCAAAACACTGGCCATTGTTCTGGGTGCCTTTTTGTTGTGTTGgactcctttctttctttgcatcaCATTTGGGCCATTTACTCATCTTTCTATTCCAGTGCCTGTGATTGAATCTCTTAACTGGCTTACACTGGCTAATTCAATGCTTAATCCCTTCATATATGCTTTCTTTTACAACAGATTCAGGGtagcatttaaaatgatcatttctggaAAAATATTTCAGGATGACTTTGACACATTGCATTAA